In a single window of the Diospyros lotus cultivar Yz01 chromosome 10, ASM1463336v1, whole genome shotgun sequence genome:
- the LOC127811429 gene encoding uncharacterized protein LOC127811429 yields the protein MFFQIYDSLLMMIMADILILMASDSNAPSGSSSSGRKDPAWKYNTLPDPKDINCLKCNFCGKITKGGVYRAKQHLVGGYRNAKVCPKCPSHVKEEIREYMSKKLEEKNNSDVIPDFDDIDTLGDDDDDEVVFERGVKRPMSSSSSQGLTMQQKKQRMKGPLDLLSPPKLKVSTGKQTTMETHVNKELRENACVWFSRWMYEAGLSFNAVKYPSFKPMIEAIGRAGPSMKPPSYHEVRVPYLKKELVRTNEIMKSHKEDWPKYGCSLMCDGWKDKRERSLLNFLVNCPKGSMFIRSIDTSSYAKDAIKIFKLLDQFVEEVGEANVVQVVTDNASANVLAGEFLMAKRKHLYWTPCAAHCLDLMLEDIFKLPILKKTFQKACAVNGFLYSSTQVLNMMRIFTKKREMLRPGKTRFATAFLTLSRLHKQKANLRKMFTSEEWTNSKFAREARGKLASQTVLQDSFWKNVLYALKVSGPLVKVLRVVDNEDKPAMPYIYEAMDRAKEAIAKSFDDERKYKQIFEIIDGRWNIQLHCPLHATGYYLNPEFFYSNASIGEDQEIIDRLYQTIERLVPTAEVQDKISKELSLYKNAEGIFGKQICIRGRNQLAPVEWWSQFGTATPNLQKFAIKICSLTCSSSGCERNWSVFEHIRVFFLILNIHH from the exons atgttttttcaaatttatgactCCTTGCTTATGATGATTATGGCAGATATCCTAATCCTAATGGCATCTGATTCAAATGCTCCTAGTGGCTCCTCTAGCAGTGGTAGAAAAGATCCAGCATGGAAATATAACACACTGCCAGATCCAAAGGACATAAACtgtttaaaatgtaatttttgtggaaaaataaCGAAAGGAGGGGTTTACCGAGCTAAACAACACCTTGTTGGAGGGTATAGGAATGCCAAAgtttgtccaaaatgtccttcacatgttaaagaagaaattagagagtaTATGTCGAAAAAGCTAGAAGAGAAGAACAACAGTGATGTTATACCAGATTTTGACGACATTGATACCCttggagatgatgatgatgatgaagtggTTTTTGAAAGAGGTGTTAAAAGGCCTATGTCTTCAAGTTCAAGTCAAGGTTTaacaatgcaacaaaaaaagCAAAGGATGAAAGGGCCTTTGGATTTGCTTTCGCCTCCTAAACTTAAAGTGAGCACTGGGAAGCAAACAACAATGGAGACCCATGTCAATAAAGAACTGAGGGAGAATGCTTGCGTTTGGTTTTCTAGATGGATGTATGAAGCTGGCTTGTCTTTCAATGCAGTCAAGTATCCAAGTTTTAAGCCAATGATTGAGGCTATTGGTCGAGCTGGTCCAAGCATGAAACCTCCTAGTTATCATGAGGTGAGAGTTCCTTATCTTAAGAAGGAGTTGGTACGAACAAATGAAATTATGAAGAGTCATAAGGAGGATTGGCCTAAATATGGATGTTCCCTTATGTGTGATGGTTGGAaggataagagagagagatctttgCTTAACTTTTTGGTAAATTGTCCAAAGGGAAGCATGTTCATTAGATCCATTGATACTTCCTCATATGCCAAGGAtgctattaaaatatttaaattacttgACCAGTTTGTAGAGGAAGTAGGTGAAGCAAATGTGGTTCAAGTTGTGACTGATAATGCCTCGGCTAATGTTTTAGCTG GAGAGTTCTTAATGGCTAAGCGAAAGCACTTATATTGGACACCATGTGCTGCCCATTGCTTAGACCTaatgttagaagatatttttaaacttccTATATTGAAGAAGACTTTTCAAAAAGCATGTGCAGTAAATGGATTTTTGTATAGCTCTACACAAGTGTTGAATATGATGAGAATATtcacaaaaaagagagagatgttAAGACCTGGGAAAACAAGATTTGCCACGGCTTTCCTCACCCTTTCAAGACTTCATAAACAAAAAGCCAACTTGAGGAAGATGTTCACTTCAGAAGAGTGGACTAACTCTAAATTTGCAAGAGAAGCACGGGGTAAGCTTGCATCTCAAACAGTGTTACAAGattcattttggaaaaatgttcTTTATGCTCTCAAGGTGTCAGGGCCACTTGTCAAGGTGCTTAGAGTGGTAGACAATGAGGATAAGCCTGCTATGCCTTATATTTATGAGGCTATGGATAGGGCAAAAgaagccattgcaaaatcttttgatgatgaaaggAAATACAAGcaaatatttgaaatcattGATGGGAGGTGGAATATTCAATTGCATTGTCCTCTACATGCAACCGGATATTACTTGAATccagaatttttttattcaaatgcaaGCATTGGAGAAGATCAAGAGATTATTGATAGGTTGTATCAAACCATAGAGAGGTTGGTTCCCACTGCAGAGGTGCAAGACAAAATTTCTAAAGAGCTAAGCTTGTATAAAAATGCTGAAGggatatttggaaaacaaatatGCATAAGAGGAAGGAATCAATTGGCACCAG TTGAATGGTGGTCTCAATTTGGTACTGCAACCCCTAATTTGCAAAAGTTTGCCATCAAGATATGTAGCCTCACTTGTAGCTCTTCAGGTTGTGAAAGGAATTGGAGTGTCTTTGAGCATATAAGGgtgttttttcttattcttaataTTCACCACTAA